One window of Paenibacillus sp. FSL K6-3182 genomic DNA carries:
- a CDS encoding UbiX family flavin prenyltransferase has product MVDGRNETNWTNRWVVGITGASGSIYGIRLIEVLLQMKYEVHLVITEAGWRVLKEELGWETTRRSAALEQRFGDAIAEARLVFHPNADIGASIASGSYRVQGMVIVPCSMGTLASISHGISDNLMTRAADVMLKENRKLLIIPRETPLHAIHLENMLTLARLGVRIIPAMPAFYYKPQTMDEMIDFLVGKVLDNMTIEHDLYRRWGDEQNGHESPDHHRKN; this is encoded by the coding sequence ATGGTAGACGGCCGCAACGAAACCAACTGGACGAATCGATGGGTAGTAGGCATTACAGGAGCAAGCGGTTCAATTTATGGAATAAGGCTTATTGAAGTTCTCCTTCAGATGAAATACGAGGTTCATCTCGTCATAACAGAAGCTGGTTGGAGAGTACTAAAAGAAGAACTGGGCTGGGAGACGACTCGTCGTTCAGCAGCTCTTGAACAACGTTTTGGCGATGCTATCGCGGAAGCCAGACTAGTTTTTCATCCCAATGCGGATATTGGCGCAAGCATTGCAAGCGGCTCTTACCGGGTTCAAGGAATGGTTATTGTGCCGTGCTCGATGGGGACGCTTGCGTCGATATCGCACGGCATTTCCGATAATTTGATGACTAGAGCCGCCGATGTAATGTTGAAGGAAAACAGGAAGCTGCTTATTATTCCAAGAGAAACGCCGCTTCATGCGATTCACCTTGAAAACATGCTGACGCTGGCTCGTCTTGGCGTTAGGATCATACCGGCTATGCCGGCTTTTTATTACAAACCGCAAACGATGGATGAAATGATTGACTTTTTAGTTGGTAAAGTACTTGATAATATGACAATCGAACATGATTTGTACAGAAGATGGGGAGATGAACAGAATGGGCATGAATCGCCCGATCACCATCGGAAGAATTGA
- a CDS encoding UbiA-like polyprenyltransferase, with protein sequence MIRKLRIILEMIKFEHTVFALPFAFMGAILGAVMMEQRLPSWGEIGWVTLAMFGARSAAMSLNRLIDKAIDLRNPRTEKRALPAGLLKSAEVMLFIIVSFVLLFVATANLAPIAMKLMPIAVALLVLYSYTKRFTWLCHVVLGLTIGLSPLGGWVAITGQFDLAAWILYITVSLWIAGFDIIYATQDFEYDRNAGLHSIPARFGIKGAIWIARSFHVVTAIGFIALFWLTDLSWMYLLGTLISISLLFYQHWMVRPHDLSRVQTAFFGMNGTLSVVLFLFVIVDLLVIHQW encoded by the coding sequence ATGATTCGCAAATTACGCATTATTTTGGAAATGATTAAGTTTGAACATACTGTGTTTGCTTTGCCTTTTGCTTTTATGGGAGCGATTCTAGGTGCAGTAATGATGGAGCAGCGCCTTCCTTCATGGGGGGAGATCGGCTGGGTAACGCTTGCGATGTTTGGTGCTCGAAGCGCTGCTATGAGCTTGAATCGACTGATAGATAAGGCTATCGATTTACGCAACCCGCGTACTGAAAAAAGAGCACTTCCGGCTGGCTTGCTTAAATCAGCAGAAGTCATGTTATTTATCATTGTTTCCTTCGTTTTGTTGTTTGTAGCAACTGCGAACTTGGCACCAATCGCAATGAAACTTATGCCAATCGCGGTAGCTTTGCTTGTTCTTTATTCTTACACAAAACGCTTTACATGGTTATGCCATGTTGTGCTGGGATTAACAATTGGACTCTCGCCGCTTGGCGGCTGGGTTGCCATAACAGGTCAATTTGATCTAGCTGCTTGGATATTATATATTACCGTTTCTTTATGGATTGCTGGATTTGATATTATTTATGCAACACAGGATTTTGAGTATGACCGCAATGCTGGCTTGCATTCGATTCCGGCTCGATTCGGTATTAAAGGGGCTATCTGGATTGCTCGGTCCTTTCATGTCGTTACGGCAATCGGTTTTATAGCATTGTTTTGGCTGACAGACCTTAGCTGGATGTACTTGCTTGGTACTTTGATATCGATTTCGCTTCTGTTCTACCAACATTGGATGGTACGGCCACACGATTTGTCGCGCGTCCAAACTGCTTTTTTTGGAATGAACGGTACATTAAGCGTCGTGCTTTTTCTGTTTGTTATCGTTGATTTATTGGTTATTCACCAATGGTAG
- a CDS encoding demethylmenaquinone methyltransferase: MDTNSKSHVHGVFERIAPKYDLMNDLISFRRHKAWRKFTMKKMSVAKGQTALDLCCGTCDWTVALAEASGTGQIVGLDFSQNMLDVGAVKVNKMGLNKQITLVQGNAMSLPFEDNSFDYVTIGFGLRNVPDYLQVLKEMHRVVKPGGLVVCLEVSKPTWQPFKSMYNLYFERILPVMGKVVAKSFSEYKWLPESLKMFPGRQQLAELFEEAGLHQVKAYPLTGGVAALHMGTKEKK, encoded by the coding sequence GTGGATACGAACTCCAAGAGCCATGTGCATGGCGTATTTGAGAGGATTGCTCCAAAATATGATTTGATGAATGATCTGATCAGCTTTAGAAGACATAAGGCATGGCGGAAGTTTACGATGAAAAAAATGAGCGTTGCAAAAGGACAAACAGCACTTGACCTTTGCTGCGGCACTTGTGATTGGACGGTTGCTCTTGCAGAAGCGAGCGGTACTGGACAAATCGTAGGACTTGATTTTAGCCAAAACATGCTTGATGTGGGTGCTGTCAAAGTAAACAAGATGGGCTTGAATAAGCAAATTACATTAGTCCAAGGAAATGCAATGAGCTTGCCGTTTGAGGATAATTCCTTTGACTATGTTACGATTGGATTTGGTCTGCGCAATGTTCCTGATTATTTACAGGTACTGAAGGAGATGCACCGCGTTGTTAAACCAGGCGGTTTAGTTGTATGTTTAGAGGTATCCAAACCAACCTGGCAGCCATTTAAATCGATGTACAATCTTTATTTCGAACGTATATTGCCAGTTATGGGTAAAGTGGTAGCCAAAAGCTTCAGTGAATACAAATGGCTGCCCGAATCACTGAAAATGTTTCCCGGTCGACAGCAGCTTGCTGAGCTGTTTGAAGAAGCGGGTCTTCATCAGGTGAAGGCATATCCTCTGACCGGTGGAGTAGCTGCGCTGCATATGGGGACAAAGGAGAAGAAATAG
- a CDS encoding heptaprenyl diphosphate synthase component 1 — protein MRTYRIPEIAQKYVKYDMIEEHTSLPDLANARLRLLHAFLSQQASLQTHSELYTLVVSLVQLGMDTHDLIDTHQEQRSEPEMRSRQLKVLAGDYFSATFYQLLSQAGEIEMVSKISSAVSEVNRLKVNLYVRMRQLKMTSEEYLGLAVQLKSTLFQIFTEVLEGELSRVWPGILDGICRCEVIVDEIKRSENPATFDKSWSYWHIMQAGSEDERMQLSQRMYEPAFINSLEEKYKVRSQLIAKLKVSADSVKVLAGKLESDKLLGELTTIVDNLLNEKTDYTPALN, from the coding sequence ATGAGAACATACCGTATACCTGAAATAGCTCAAAAATATGTGAAATATGACATGATCGAGGAGCATACGTCTCTTCCTGACTTAGCGAATGCAAGGCTTCGCTTGCTACACGCCTTCCTGAGCCAGCAAGCGTCGCTACAGACCCACAGTGAGCTCTACACGCTCGTCGTATCTCTCGTTCAGCTAGGAATGGATACGCATGATTTAATCGACACACACCAAGAGCAGCGCTCTGAGCCGGAGATGCGTTCAAGGCAGCTTAAGGTGCTGGCAGGGGACTACTTTAGCGCAACTTTTTATCAATTGCTCTCGCAAGCCGGCGAAATTGAGATGGTTTCCAAAATCAGCAGCGCGGTTAGTGAGGTCAACAGACTAAAAGTTAATCTTTACGTTCGAATGAGGCAGCTTAAGATGACCTCAGAAGAATACTTAGGTCTTGCGGTTCAGCTTAAGAGCACGTTGTTCCAGATTTTCACAGAGGTGCTGGAGGGCGAGCTTTCTCGCGTCTGGCCAGGGATTCTGGATGGCATTTGCCGGTGCGAGGTTATAGTTGATGAAATCAAGCGCAGCGAGAACCCAGCTACGTTCGATAAAAGCTGGTCCTATTGGCATATCATGCAAGCGGGGTCAGAAGATGAGCGCATGCAGCTCTCTCAGCGTATGTATGAACCTGCATTTATTAACAGTTTAGAGGAAAAATATAAGGTGCGCAGCCAGCTTATAGCGAAGCTGAAGGTCTCAGCAGATTCAGTGAAGGTTTTGGCTGGCAAGCTGGAATCGGACAAGTTGCTCGGAGAATTGACGACTATCGTCGATAATCTATTGAACGAAAAAACCGATTACACGCCTGCACTCAATTAG
- the mtrB gene encoding trp RNA-binding attenuation protein MtrB: MEPTHGEYIVVKAKDQGVQVIGLTRGLDTKFHHTEKLDKNEILICQFTDHTSAIKIRGKAVVMTKYGTMETDQ; the protein is encoded by the coding sequence ATGGAGCCTACACATGGCGAGTACATTGTCGTAAAGGCAAAAGATCAAGGCGTTCAAGTCATCGGATTAACACGCGGGCTTGACACAAAATTTCATCATACGGAAAAGTTGGATAAGAACGAAATTTTAATTTGCCAATTTACCGATCATACTTCAGCTATAAAAATTCGAGGTAAAGCGGTCGTGATGACGAAATACGGTACGATGGAAACCGATCAGTAA
- a CDS encoding HU family DNA-binding protein has protein sequence MNKTDLITKVAELTDLSKKDATKAVDAVFDAISDALQSGDKVQLVGFGNFEVRERQARKGRNPQTGDPIEIAASKTPAFKPGKSLKDLVSN, from the coding sequence ATGAACAAAACAGATTTAATTACAAAAGTAGCTGAATTGACTGATCTTTCGAAGAAAGATGCAACGAAAGCAGTTGATGCTGTTTTTGATGCGATATCCGATGCGCTGCAAAGCGGGGATAAAGTCCAATTGGTTGGGTTTGGTAATTTCGAAGTTCGCGAGCGCCAAGCACGTAAAGGCCGCAATCCGCAAACTGGAGATCCTATTGAGATCGCAGCAAGCAAAACGCCTGCATTCAAACCAGGAAAATCACTCAAGGACCTCGTATCCAATTAA